From Hartmannibacter diazotrophicus, a single genomic window includes:
- a CDS encoding tyrosine-type recombinase/integrase, producing the protein MSVYRIRTKDGTASPIYYYDFQCGGRRFSGPTPYANKRDAERFEAERRKQARALIAQEKARKALPMTLHDACVRYWDEVGRHRASADDIWTALGHIERLLGKDKLIEMIGISDVADAVARRRAEKARGRDKEISAATVNRTFTEPLRRVLQRARVVWEKDVREIAWKEVILPEKFERVREASHAEEARILKMIREDYRPVIEFAIVTGCRLQEIVTLTWSRVQWPSEVIEIRGKGRPGKPDKVRHIPITSAVRAILWPLRHHHGEAVFTYVATRPDQDAGIARGDRVPMTYNGLKTRWRRDVRGKIDDFHFHDLRHTAFTRLVRETGNIVTVRKLAGHTDISTTAKYAHAALDDVRNAMQRVEESGGKLAKRGKQSRSGSKRN; encoded by the coding sequence GTGTCCGTCTACCGGATCAGAACCAAGGACGGCACAGCCTCGCCGATCTACTACTACGACTTCCAATGTGGTGGACGTCGATTTTCAGGGCCAACGCCCTACGCGAACAAGCGCGACGCGGAACGCTTCGAAGCGGAAAGGCGCAAGCAAGCCCGGGCCCTGATCGCGCAGGAGAAGGCCCGCAAGGCTCTCCCCATGACGCTGCACGATGCCTGCGTCCGCTATTGGGACGAAGTCGGCCGGCACCGGGCGAGCGCCGATGACATCTGGACCGCGCTTGGCCACATCGAACGGCTGCTCGGCAAGGACAAGCTCATCGAAATGATCGGCATTTCGGATGTCGCCGACGCCGTCGCCCGGCGTCGGGCCGAAAAGGCACGCGGTCGCGACAAGGAGATCTCGGCCGCCACGGTCAACCGCACCTTCACCGAGCCCCTGCGCCGCGTGCTCCAGCGGGCGCGTGTCGTCTGGGAAAAGGACGTGCGAGAGATCGCCTGGAAGGAGGTCATCCTTCCGGAAAAGTTCGAGCGCGTCCGCGAGGCAAGCCATGCCGAGGAAGCCCGGATCCTGAAAATGATCCGGGAGGACTATCGCCCCGTCATTGAGTTCGCGATCGTGACCGGCTGCCGCCTGCAGGAGATTGTCACGCTGACCTGGTCCCGCGTTCAATGGCCATCGGAGGTCATCGAAATTCGCGGCAAGGGCCGGCCGGGCAAGCCGGACAAGGTGCGCCATATCCCGATCACATCAGCCGTGCGCGCGATCCTCTGGCCGCTGCGGCACCATCACGGCGAAGCCGTCTTCACATACGTCGCGACCCGGCCGGACCAAGACGCCGGCATTGCCCGCGGCGACCGCGTGCCCATGACCTACAACGGCCTCAAGACCCGCTGGCGGCGGGACGTGCGCGGCAAGATCGACGACTTCCATTTCCACGACCTGCGCCACACCGCCTTCACCCGCCTGGTGCGCGAGACCGGCAACATCGTGACCGTCCGCAAACTCGCCGGCCACACCGACATTTCAACGACGGCCAAATACGCTCATGCGGCACTGGATGATGTGCGCAACGCGATGCAAAGGGTGGAGGAATCTGGAGGAAAGTTGGCGAAACGGGGCAAACAATCTAGGTCAGGCAGTAAGCGCAATTAA
- a CDS encoding thermonuclease family protein has translation MARCLIAAALLVALVPAAGAESLPICGAGKRVSCVVDGDTLWFHREKIRLLGVDAPEVSDPKCANERRAGDEATRALQALLARGPIQLERHGKDRYGRTLARVYAGGMDVEQALLTGGYARVWPDGPKTWCDQ, from the coding sequence ATGGCCCGCTGTCTGATCGCCGCCGCCCTGCTCGTCGCCCTTGTGCCGGCAGCCGGCGCCGAGAGCCTGCCAATCTGCGGCGCGGGCAAGCGCGTCTCCTGCGTGGTCGATGGCGACACCCTCTGGTTCCACCGCGAGAAGATCCGCCTTCTCGGCGTCGACGCGCCGGAGGTGAGCGATCCGAAATGCGCCAATGAGCGCCGCGCCGGTGACGAGGCGACACGAGCGCTGCAAGCGCTGCTCGCCCGCGGGCCGATCCAGCTCGAGCGCCACGGCAAGGACCGCTATGGCCGCACCCTTGCCCGCGTCTATGCCGGCGGAATGGACGTTGAGCAGGCGCTGCTGACCGGCGGCTATGCCCGCGTCTGGCCCGACGGGCCGAAGACCTGGTGCGATCAATGA
- a CDS encoding DUF2312 domain-containing protein yields the protein MTNSGETGGVAAGQLKAFVERIERLEEEKKAIADDIKDVYAEAKGNGFDTKVLKQVIALRKKDTAEREEEETILDLYLAALGMIGGSEG from the coding sequence ATGACCAATTCCGGTGAAACGGGCGGCGTTGCCGCCGGACAGCTGAAGGCCTTCGTCGAGCGCATCGAGCGCCTGGAGGAGGAAAAGAAGGCGATCGCCGACGACATCAAGGACGTCTACGCCGAGGCCAAGGGCAACGGCTTCGACACCAAGGTGCTGAAACAGGTGATCGCCCTGCGCAAGAAGGACACCGCCGAGCGCGAGGAAGAGGAAACGATCCTCGACCTCTACCTTGCCGCCCTCGGCATGATCGGAGGGAGCGAAGGATGA
- a CDS encoding XRE family transcriptional regulator: protein MNIMPTELPTKYIREHREKAGLTQEQVADKLGLHLTNYNKLEKGKTAIKLDRLMALAEILKCQPADLLAPPSNMIRVRAQGYLQAGIWTQAFEMPNEDQFDVFIADRPELRGLALYAGVIRGESMNQVYPPGTVVVLAPRQDGPSDLIAGRRYHIEYQRADGSCENTIKSVRVRADGSVWLVPESNDPAFQAPIPALPNQDEQIHFRGRVVAAIINEE from the coding sequence ATGAATATTATGCCCACCGAACTGCCGACCAAATATATCCGCGAGCACCGCGAGAAAGCTGGCCTGACGCAAGAGCAGGTCGCAGATAAACTTGGCCTGCATCTGACGAACTATAACAAGCTCGAAAAAGGGAAGACGGCGATCAAGCTTGACCGCCTGATGGCGCTCGCAGAGATCCTAAAATGCCAGCCTGCCGACCTTCTTGCGCCGCCGAGCAACATGATTCGCGTTCGCGCGCAAGGTTACCTTCAGGCCGGTATTTGGACTCAGGCATTCGAGATGCCGAACGAAGATCAATTTGACGTTTTTATTGCCGATCGGCCCGAGTTGCGTGGACTGGCCCTTTATGCCGGCGTCATCCGGGGCGAATCAATGAATCAAGTCTATCCGCCTGGCACTGTCGTCGTACTTGCGCCCCGTCAAGATGGTCCCAGCGATCTGATCGCAGGCCGCCGCTATCACATCGAATATCAGCGCGCCGATGGTTCATGCGAGAACACGATCAAATCCGTCAGGGTGCGGGCCGACGGTTCGGTTTGGCTCGTGCCGGAATCAAACGATCCCGCATTCCAAGCACCAATTCCAGCACTGCCGAACCAAGATGAGCAAATCCATTTTCGCGGACGGGTTGTCGCTGCGATCATCAATGAAGAATAG
- a CDS encoding helix-turn-helix domain-containing protein: protein MSTMRFSIIPAWIVTDARLKGRDLQVLCVLGRHIDRYGWCTRSQVKLAEELSCARSTVQASLDRLMRIGVVERRVNETMDGRDCAHDYRILFDAAPDLSMVPGPADDEPETGGPEGAETPLPTDRHPCRYTGTPAGPESAPPAGPGSAPYKNVPLKNEIERERAGEPLPRSPDTANPPEGTAGGLPRRPGDRASPEGTAGGLPHRPGSRTSPEGGANGLPHRPGNRTSAGLTRASAERTAAEAGNNEADEAFDAFFANWPTAAADDRGKARRAWDGLTPAKRRDATERAQDYLAYLKRIGRKHIVSSATYLAEMRWTLLADQRRATGFDTVVLAPFSKDWSAEFWRQSFGDGDEATAQNMLFEARAGRGWTVLATKAPTEAAVDALVAVKIGGEGWQAWRAYFAHHCRLLPNPSRVPVVYLPAEHPPPIEALGPSPERRRELADQLRKTLRR from the coding sequence GTGAGCACGATGCGCTTTTCCATCATCCCGGCATGGATCGTGACCGACGCACGGCTGAAAGGGCGCGACCTGCAAGTGCTCTGCGTCCTCGGCCGCCACATCGACCGATATGGCTGGTGCACGCGCAGCCAGGTAAAGCTCGCCGAGGAGCTTTCCTGCGCGCGCTCCACCGTGCAGGCCTCGCTGGACCGGCTGATGCGGATCGGCGTCGTGGAGCGGCGCGTCAACGAGACGATGGACGGGCGCGACTGCGCCCACGACTACCGCATCCTCTTCGACGCCGCGCCGGACCTTTCGATGGTGCCGGGCCCGGCCGACGACGAGCCCGAAACAGGTGGTCCGGAAGGCGCCGAGACCCCCCTGCCGACAGATCGGCACCCCTGCCGATATACCGGCACCCCTGCCGGCCCAGAGTCGGCACCCCCTGCCGGTCCTGGATCGGCACCCTATAAGAACGTACCCCTTAAAAACGAAATTGAGAGAGAGCGCGCGGGCGAGCCCCTGCCGAGATCGCCTGACACGGCAAACCCGCCGGAGGGGACCGCAGGCGGGTTGCCGCGACGACCAGGCGACCGAGCCTCGCCGGAGGGAACCGCAGGCGGGTTGCCGCATCGACCCGGGAGCAGAACCTCGCCGGAGGGAGGCGCAAACGGATTGCCGCATCGACCCGGCAACCGAACCTCGGCGGGGTTGACCCGAGCCTCGGCGGAGAGGACCGCAGCCGAGGCGGGCAACAACGAAGCCGACGAGGCCTTCGACGCGTTCTTCGCCAACTGGCCGACAGCCGCCGCCGACGACCGCGGTAAGGCCCGCAGGGCTTGGGATGGATTGACACCCGCAAAGCGCCGCGATGCGACTGAGCGGGCACAGGACTATCTCGCCTACCTCAAGCGGATCGGCCGGAAACACATCGTCTCGTCGGCGACCTATCTCGCCGAAATGCGCTGGACGCTGCTGGCCGACCAACGACGAGCTACGGGATTCGACACCGTCGTCCTTGCGCCGTTTTCCAAGGATTGGTCGGCGGAATTCTGGCGCCAGAGCTTCGGCGATGGCGACGAGGCAACGGCGCAGAATATGCTCTTCGAGGCGCGGGCCGGACGGGGCTGGACCGTTCTCGCGACCAAGGCGCCGACCGAGGCTGCGGTTGACGCGCTCGTTGCGGTGAAGATCGGCGGCGAAGGCTGGCAGGCCTGGAGGGCCTATTTCGCCCATCACTGCCGATTGCTGCCGAATCCGAGCCGCGTGCCGGTCGTCTATTTGCCCGCCGAGCATCCTCCGCCGATCGAGGCCTTAGGGCCTTCGCCGGAGCGGCGGCGAGAACTGGCGGACCAGCTGCGGAAGACGTTGAGGAGATGA
- a CDS encoding IS5 family transposase (programmed frameshift), which translates to MPDLFLLSPSQMSKIEPFFPKSHGVPRVDDRRIVSGIIYVLKHGLQWKDAPKGYGPHKTLYNRFRRWTELGVFDRIFSHLAASGGAPDTLMIDATHLKAHRTASSLFKRGLLPRHIGRTKGGLNTKLHAVCDGEGRPLAMCLTAGQVSDHVGAKILYPVLPEGGSATMIADKGYDSDEYRAALQAKGIASCIPPRKGRKAPAEFCKTQYKQRHKIENMFGRLKDWRRIATRYDRRADVFMAAITIAAIVTWWIQ; encoded by the exons ATGCCTGATTTGTTTCTGCTCTCGCCTTCCCAGATGTCGAAGATCGAGCCATTCTTTCCGAAGTCGCACGGGGTGCCTCGTGTGGATGATCGCCGGATTGTGTCGGGCATCATCTATGTGCTGAAGCATGGCCTCCAATGGAAAGATGCCCCAAAGGGGTATGGCCCTCACAAGACGCTCTACAACCGCTTTCGCCGCTGGACCGAATTGGGCGTGTTCGATAGGATTTTCAGTCACTTGGCAGCGAGTGGCGGCGCTCCGGACACGCTGATGATCGACGCGACGCATCTGAAGGCTCACCGGACAGCGTCAAGCCTTT TTAAAAGGGGGCTTCTTCCCCGCCACATTGGCCGCACAAAGGGTGGACTGAACACCAAACTGCATGCTGTGTGCGATGGCGAAGGCCGACCGCTCGCGATGTGCCTGACGGCGGGACAGGTTTCTGATCACGTCGGGGCCAAGATCCTCTATCCGGTCCTGCCTGAGGGCGGCAGTGCGACAATGATTGCCGACAAGGGATACGATTCCGACGAGTATCGCGCCGCGCTCCAAGCCAAAGGCATCGCGTCCTGCATACCGCCGCGCAAGGGCCGAAAGGCACCTGCCGAATTCTGCAAAACCCAATACAAACAACGCCATAAGATCGAGAACATGTTCGGGCGCCTGAAAGACTGGCGGCGCATTGCTACCCGTTACGACCGCCGCGCTGACGTCTTCATGGCAGCAATTACAATCGCAGCCATCGTCACTTGGTGGATTCAATGA
- a CDS encoding DUF6095 family protein has protein sequence MLLAKIWFQFDRKYCRNYPQFFGKEKGGTMSLLGLLAFWLFILFAAALQWTAFHDGMELWFGLSISMATVAFAIFYLFGLSIFAAPVVFYGAYVAWGWPWYQAVLLAAPAVVITSILLRFRGIKGVFSRV, from the coding sequence GTGCTTCTCGCCAAAATCTGGTTTCAATTCGATCGTAAATATTGCAGGAATTACCCTCAATTTTTCGGCAAAGAGAAAGGCGGAACGATGAGCCTCTTAGGGCTACTTGCTTTCTGGCTGTTTATTTTGTTTGCCGCTGCCCTTCAATGGACAGCCTTCCATGACGGCATGGAGCTCTGGTTTGGCTTGAGCATTTCGATGGCCACGGTCGCGTTCGCCATTTTCTACCTGTTCGGATTAAGTATTTTCGCCGCTCCAGTGGTGTTTTACGGGGCCTATGTTGCTTGGGGATGGCCTTGGTACCAAGCAGTACTGCTTGCTGCGCCCGCTGTTGTCATCACGTCGATCTTATTACGTTTTCGCGGCATCAAAGGCGTATTTTCCCGCGTCTAG
- a CDS encoding phage terminase large subunit family protein, whose amino-acid sequence MTSLAVETANATRLGYLAMAEVLQPPPDVDYLAWAEANIVFSDRESPFPGPYNRDLFPYFDEVLRALSPDDPCRIVTLCKSAQIGGTVVANIFTGGSIAMDPGDILYVHPTEGNAQRWSKMKLSPMLRGTTALARLFPMKNRDGLDSVLYKERVDGRGAIQISGANSPASLSQVTMKRQVQDDLSKWENNSAGDPETQADSRSRAHDFAKILKISTPLVMPGCRVTTNFEAGSQEYPYVPCPHCDHFQVLDWENFLSNLDEEHPEKAHFSCIECGGVIEEHHRRKMNRRLTFRAHNPKAKRQHRSFYIWSAYSVLQSWETIAREWLKAKGDPASEQTFFNDTVGRAFVTQGEAPPWEALRDRAAQSDYPRGRIPAGALVITIGVDCQDDRIEWQAVGWGRDNRRFVIEYGVIPGHIAEERPRQMLDALVDQTWANAVGRKIAADRIAIDGNAWTEDVWEWARRHLASQVIMVRGVGSESAPLTALVKKERNPKTGKVLKYSKRFYNFAASVLKMALYRNCAKEDPLERGYVAFPRGLDDEYFRQLTAERRVPKKRKDGFTEYRWEKDPAQANEALDTMNQAEVAAIRYGIRSMPDAIWDRLEAERETPPAEAQLDFEDGLFAGMSQAGEPEPQAQATEKPDRSREGRRNRWKNRH is encoded by the coding sequence ATGACGTCGCTGGCGGTCGAGACGGCAAATGCCACGCGGCTGGGTTATCTCGCCATGGCCGAGGTGCTGCAGCCGCCGCCGGATGTCGACTATCTCGCCTGGGCCGAGGCCAACATCGTTTTCTCGGATCGGGAGAGCCCGTTTCCGGGACCGTACAACCGGGACCTCTTCCCGTATTTCGACGAGGTGCTGCGGGCGCTGTCGCCGGACGATCCCTGCCGGATCGTGACGCTCTGCAAGTCCGCTCAGATCGGCGGCACGGTGGTCGCCAACATCTTCACCGGCGGCTCCATTGCGATGGACCCGGGAGACATCCTCTACGTCCATCCGACCGAGGGCAACGCGCAGCGCTGGTCGAAGATGAAGCTCTCGCCGATGCTGCGGGGAACGACGGCTCTCGCCAGGCTCTTCCCGATGAAGAACCGGGACGGGCTCGACAGCGTCCTCTACAAGGAACGGGTCGACGGGCGCGGCGCGATCCAGATCTCGGGCGCCAATTCGCCGGCCTCGCTCAGCCAGGTGACGATGAAGCGGCAGGTCCAGGACGACCTGTCGAAATGGGAAAACAATTCGGCGGGCGATCCGGAGACGCAGGCGGACAGCCGGTCGCGGGCGCATGACTTTGCGAAGATCCTGAAAATCTCGACGCCGCTCGTGATGCCGGGATGCCGGGTGACGACGAACTTCGAGGCGGGCAGCCAGGAATATCCGTATGTGCCTTGCCCGCACTGCGATCACTTCCAGGTGCTGGATTGGGAAAACTTCCTGTCCAACCTCGACGAGGAGCATCCGGAGAAGGCGCACTTCTCGTGCATCGAGTGCGGCGGCGTCATCGAGGAGCATCATCGCCGGAAGATGAACCGGCGGCTCACGTTCCGGGCACACAACCCGAAGGCCAAGCGCCAGCATCGGTCCTTCTACATCTGGTCGGCCTATTCGGTCCTCCAGTCGTGGGAGACGATCGCGCGGGAGTGGCTGAAGGCCAAGGGCGATCCGGCGTCCGAGCAGACCTTCTTCAATGACACGGTCGGCCGGGCCTTCGTGACGCAGGGCGAGGCCCCGCCATGGGAGGCCCTGCGGGACCGGGCCGCGCAGTCCGACTATCCGAGGGGCCGCATTCCGGCCGGTGCGCTGGTCATCACGATCGGCGTCGACTGCCAGGACGACCGCATCGAATGGCAGGCCGTCGGCTGGGGCCGGGACAACCGCCGTTTCGTCATCGAATACGGCGTGATCCCGGGCCACATCGCGGAGGAACGCCCGCGCCAGATGCTCGACGCGCTCGTCGACCAGACCTGGGCGAACGCGGTCGGGCGAAAGATCGCCGCCGACCGGATCGCGATCGACGGCAACGCCTGGACCGAGGACGTCTGGGAGTGGGCGCGCCGGCACCTTGCCTCGCAGGTCATCATGGTGCGCGGCGTCGGTTCGGAGAGTGCGCCGCTGACGGCTCTCGTCAAGAAGGAACGCAACCCGAAGACGGGCAAGGTCCTGAAGTATTCGAAGCGGTTCTACAACTTCGCCGCCTCGGTGCTGAAGATGGCGCTCTATCGCAATTGCGCCAAGGAAGACCCGCTCGAGCGGGGCTATGTCGCGTTTCCGCGCGGGCTCGACGACGAATACTTCCGCCAGCTTACGGCGGAGCGGCGGGTGCCGAAGAAGCGCAAGGACGGCTTCACCGAGTATCGCTGGGAGAAAGACCCGGCGCAGGCCAACGAAGCCCTCGACACGATGAACCAGGCTGAGGTCGCGGCGATCCGCTACGGCATCCGCTCGATGCCGGATGCGATCTGGGACCGGCTGGAGGCCGAGCGCGAGACGCCGCCGGCCGAGGCACAACTCGACTTCGAGGACGGGCTCTTCGCCGGCATGAGCCAGGCGGGCGAGCCGGAGCCGCAGGCCCAGGCGACCGAGAAACCTGACCGCTCCCGCGAGGGACGGCGCAATCGCTGGAAGAACAGGCACTGA
- a CDS encoding phage portal protein, producing the protein MEKTRVRVKAGSRPAGEAVGVPAVRPRASYLRDNRSGIIAARPAYLREHRDDVRRVWDRAGALAMDMIQNSGRLKGACDQIIADTVGVELALNPQPNLAKLGYSDTERRDFIAIVKAGWKTWAWKPSECDVRGKLTIPQMADVGLRYWLAFGESTAIADYMGPALRRRYGIRTGNKMLMSPPHRLVRDTNEFEGLVQGVIHDENGRAVAYRFRERRAGIETKVDYRARDAQGRDLVLHVFEPHCASDVRGLSPMVPGMRKHLMADGLDDATAQMAFLQTILGITLTSDAPSADAFEGLEAIQEIAGKGSSDIASDFIDYFGAQLDRAADSKINVSSDPQVSHLAPGEKLDIKTAAVPGSDYLPFAKSLARDMARALGITYGGLTMDHQDATYSSVRMETSSIWPVVMRRRERIAAPHYQMPYEHWLEEEIETGRIPFKGGIEAFRANRDDVLWANWQGPAQPTADDKKSAEASSERLINGTSSLAIECSQLGHDPDELFEQRQAEHQRYVKAGMTSPYDRKKASDPATKQPSDSNAKAGA; encoded by the coding sequence ATGGAAAAGACACGGGTGCGCGTGAAGGCAGGCAGTCGTCCGGCTGGCGAAGCCGTCGGCGTGCCCGCGGTGCGGCCGAGGGCGTCCTATCTGCGCGACAACCGCTCCGGCATCATTGCCGCGCGGCCGGCCTATCTTCGCGAGCATCGCGACGACGTGCGCCGGGTCTGGGATCGTGCCGGCGCCCTGGCGATGGACATGATCCAGAACTCGGGCCGGCTCAAGGGCGCCTGCGACCAGATCATCGCCGACACCGTGGGCGTGGAACTGGCGCTCAATCCGCAGCCGAACCTTGCAAAGCTCGGCTACAGCGATACCGAGCGGCGGGACTTCATCGCGATCGTCAAGGCGGGCTGGAAGACCTGGGCATGGAAGCCGTCGGAATGCGACGTGCGCGGCAAGCTGACAATCCCGCAGATGGCGGATGTCGGCCTGCGCTACTGGCTCGCCTTCGGGGAATCGACGGCAATTGCCGACTACATGGGGCCTGCGCTCAGGCGCCGCTACGGCATCCGGACAGGCAACAAGATGCTGATGTCGCCGCCGCACCGGCTCGTGCGCGACACGAACGAGTTCGAAGGTCTCGTGCAGGGCGTCATCCATGACGAGAATGGGCGCGCCGTGGCGTATCGCTTCCGCGAGCGGAGGGCCGGGATCGAGACCAAGGTCGACTATCGGGCACGGGACGCGCAGGGGCGCGACCTGGTGCTGCATGTCTTCGAGCCGCACTGCGCGTCCGACGTGCGCGGCCTCTCGCCGATGGTGCCCGGCATGCGCAAGCACCTGATGGCGGACGGCCTCGACGATGCGACGGCGCAGATGGCTTTCCTTCAGACGATACTCGGGATCACGCTGACCTCCGACGCCCCGTCGGCCGATGCCTTCGAGGGGCTCGAAGCGATCCAGGAGATCGCGGGCAAGGGAAGTTCGGATATCGCCTCGGACTTCATCGATTATTTCGGGGCGCAGCTTGATCGGGCAGCCGACAGCAAGATCAACGTCTCCAGCGATCCGCAGGTCAGCCACCTGGCGCCAGGCGAGAAGCTCGACATCAAGACCGCCGCGGTGCCGGGCTCGGACTATCTGCCCTTTGCCAAGTCGCTGGCGCGGGACATGGCGCGGGCGCTCGGCATCACCTATGGCGGCCTGACGATGGACCATCAGGACGCGACCTATTCGTCGGTCCGCATGGAGACCTCGTCGATCTGGCCGGTGGTGATGCGGCGGCGGGAGCGGATCGCCGCACCGCACTACCAGATGCCCTATGAGCACTGGCTGGAAGAGGAGATCGAGACCGGGCGCATTCCGTTCAAGGGCGGCATCGAGGCCTTCCGAGCCAACCGGGACGACGTGCTCTGGGCGAACTGGCAGGGACCTGCCCAGCCGACGGCCGACGACAAGAAATCCGCCGAGGCCTCGTCGGAGCGCCTGATCAACGGCACGTCCAGCCTTGCGATCGAATGCTCCCAACTCGGGCACGACCCGGACGAACTCTTCGAGCAGCGGCAGGCCGAGCACCAGCGCTACGTCAAGGCCGGCATGACGTCGCCCTACGACCGCAAGAAGGCCTCCGATCCGGCGACGAAACAGCCGTCGGACAGCAACGCGAAGGCAGGCGCCTGA
- a CDS encoding S49 family peptidase, whose protein sequence is MTFARARIAERLFNTPLLYDARKAEAFVSGLGGRIAGADVTIVNGGEGIEHQAFENGRPSAGRLGNRMERHLQQQDLLPFDMIGAVAIIPIEGSLVHKGGWLGSYSGTTSYQGLQTQIAMAMKSPIVRGVVFEIDSFGGEVSGAHETAAMIRALSKAKPTIAILTDFAYSAGYMMASQARQIVAPKFGGAGAIGVIMLHADMSAFHANQGIDVTIIRSGAKKAQGNPFEALPADLKAKWQATADAMREEFASYVATGRAGRITKAKALATEAAAFDAAEALSLGLIDAVGDPSAAFDAFVKAVNR, encoded by the coding sequence ATGACGTTTGCCCGGGCACGGATCGCCGAGCGGTTGTTCAACACGCCGCTGCTCTATGACGCGCGCAAGGCGGAGGCGTTTGTCTCCGGCCTTGGCGGACGGATTGCCGGCGCCGACGTGACGATCGTCAACGGCGGCGAGGGGATCGAGCACCAAGCCTTCGAGAATGGTCGCCCTTCGGCCGGCCGGCTCGGCAACCGCATGGAGCGGCACCTGCAGCAACAGGACCTCCTGCCGTTCGATATGATTGGCGCGGTCGCGATCATCCCGATCGAGGGGTCGCTGGTGCACAAGGGCGGCTGGCTCGGGAGCTACTCGGGAACGACGTCCTACCAGGGTCTGCAGACGCAGATCGCCATGGCGATGAAGAGCCCGATCGTGCGCGGCGTCGTCTTCGAGATCGACAGTTTCGGCGGCGAGGTATCCGGGGCGCACGAGACGGCGGCGATGATCCGGGCGCTCTCGAAGGCCAAGCCGACGATCGCGATCCTGACCGACTTTGCCTATTCGGCCGGCTACATGATGGCCAGCCAGGCGCGGCAGATCGTGGCGCCGAAGTTTGGCGGGGCCGGCGCGATCGGCGTGATCATGCTGCACGCCGACATGAGTGCCTTCCATGCCAATCAGGGCATCGACGTCACCATCATTCGCTCCGGCGCGAAAAAGGCGCAGGGCAATCCCTTCGAGGCCCTGCCGGCAGACCTCAAGGCCAAGTGGCAGGCGACGGCCGACGCGATGCGCGAGGAGTTCGCGAGCTACGTCGCGACCGGGCGGGCAGGGCGCATCACCAAGGCGAAGGCGCTTGCGACGGAAGCGGCGGCGTTTGACGCCGCCGAGGCTTTGTCGCTCGGCCTCATCGACGCTGTCGGCGATCCGTCCGCGGCCTTCGATGCCTTCGTCAAGGCCGTCAATCGCTAG
- a CDS encoding head decoration protein, translated as MEALTEKARNLAFILSEANGYRSRETLTIAAGSGVLEAGTVLGMVTASKKFTGAPDVETVGIEGAETAAAVLGYGVDATDVDVDVVCLTNDAEVKAPMLLFDASVDDPTKRAAKIADLAALGIKAR; from the coding sequence ATGGAAGCCCTTACCGAGAAGGCCCGCAACCTCGCCTTCATTCTTTCGGAGGCGAACGGCTACCGCTCGCGCGAGACGCTGACGATCGCCGCCGGCTCTGGCGTCCTGGAGGCCGGCACCGTGCTCGGCATGGTGACGGCGAGCAAGAAGTTCACCGGCGCGCCGGACGTTGAGACGGTCGGCATCGAGGGTGCGGAAACTGCCGCGGCTGTCCTCGGCTATGGCGTCGACGCGACCGACGTCGACGTCGATGTCGTCTGCCTCACCAACGACGCCGAGGTCAAAGCCCCGATGCTGCTCTTTGACGCGAGCGTCGACGACCCCACCAAACGCGCCGCCAAGATCGCCGATCTGGCCGCCCTGGGCATCAAAGCCCGCTGA